One part of the Flavobacteriales bacterium genome encodes these proteins:
- a CDS encoding N-acetyltransferase, whose amino-acid sequence MNVKVKHDRQSHKFHAVIDDEVAYLHYRTKGSGKLEYYETYVPMDHRHQRIASQLADTALSYAKNNQYQVIPTCSFVRSYIKNHEEFKDITTQR is encoded by the coding sequence ATGAATGTTAAAGTAAAACACGACAGGCAGAGCCACAAGTTTCATGCTGTCATTGATGATGAGGTGGCTTACCTTCATTACCGTACGAAAGGATCGGGGAAGCTGGAGTATTATGAAACCTATGTTCCCATGGACCACCGGCATCAGCGGATTGCCTCCCAGCTGGCTGATACGGCGCTGAGCTATGCAAAGAACAACCAGTATCAGGTGATCCCTACATGCTCTTTTGTGAGATCATATATTAAGAATCATGAGGAGTTTAAGGATATCACGACACAGCGATAA